A single region of the Nicotiana sylvestris chromosome 6, ASM39365v2, whole genome shotgun sequence genome encodes:
- the LOC104239875 gene encoding uncharacterized protein, translating into MAEDSKLWDVIYDGPFVPTKNLSHPAVAIPKMRKEFNDTDRKAIEKNFRAKKIHMCGIGPDEYNRISPCQLAKEIWEALQTTQEGTTQVNLSKIHMLTTEYELFRMKDDESIQDLHTQFTSISNGFRCLGESIKRNKLFRKILSVLPSSWESKVNSIIEAKDL; encoded by the coding sequence ATGGCTGAAGACTCTAAGTTATGGGATGTAATATATGATGGACCTTTTGTCCCTACAAAGAACCTTAGTCATCCAGCTGTAGCCATTCCCAAGATGAGGAAAGAATTCAATGACACTGATAGAAAGGCCATAGAAAAGAATTTTCGAGCAAAGAAAATTCATATGTGTGGCATTGGCCCGGATGAATATAACAGGATATCACCTTGTCAATTAGCAAAAGAGATTTGGGAGGCTCTTCAGACAACTCAGGAGGGAACAACTCAggtgaatctatccaaaattcaTATGCTCACAACAGAATATGAGCTCTTCAGAATGAAAGATGatgaatccatccaagatttgcatACTCAATTCACCTCTATCAGCAATGGGTTTCGCTGTCTTGGTGAAAGTATTAAAAGAAACAAGCTTTTCAGAAAAATCCTTAGTGTACTTCCcagttcttgggaaagcaaagttAACTCCATTATAGAGGCTAAGGACTTGTAG